In Humulus lupulus chromosome 6, drHumLupu1.1, whole genome shotgun sequence, a single genomic region encodes these proteins:
- the LOC133783114 gene encoding uncharacterized protein LOC133783114, with protein sequence MATDKWLLLSRLRTAVKKVRVLINFNVHRWRVATMIGRRSMASQHRFSFNDRPGLIAAYDDEESEEEEEENNSGEWSEQEYYSAVGSSSSNSRSSSGVSLPLQRTTSYPNNYSTSTPDRETSFDVDQRAEMFINNFRRQLQMERQVSLQIRYSNRANRFNWRSP encoded by the coding sequence ATGGCTACGGACAAGTGGCTCTTACTGAGCAGGTTAAGAACGGCGGTGAAGAAGGTGAGGGTTTTGATAAACTTCAACGTCCACCGGTGGCGGGTGGCGACCATGATCGGCCGCCGCTCTATGGCCTCCCAACACCGCTTCAGCTTCAACGACCGGCCGGGATTAATAGCGGCCTACGACGACGAAGAATccgaagaagaagaggaagaaaacAACTCCGGCGAGTGGTCCGAACAAGAGTATTATTCTGCAGTTGGGTCATCATCGTCTAATTCCAGATCATCATCAGGAGTATCGTTACCACTTCAGAGGACGACCAGTTACCCTAATAATTACTCGACGTCGACGCCTGATCGGGAAACTAGTTTTGATGTTGATCAGAGGGCTGAGATGTTTATCAACAACTTTCGCCGTCAGCTTCAGATGGAGAGGCAAGTTTCTTTGCAGATTCGGTACTCGAATAGGGCTAACAGGTTCAATTGGAGGAGCCCTTGA